In Chaetodon auriga isolate fChaAug3 chromosome 7, fChaAug3.hap1, whole genome shotgun sequence, a genomic segment contains:
- the LOC143323092 gene encoding transient receptor potential cation channel subfamily V member 1-like — MDDGQAGDRMEQKKGQEEDGNSLDWLLRKDKPEDISAPMDTNVSISRQTHVSVEICSKAFSRERVFEAASQGDASQLRGLLHYLRVNDTRLTSPEFTDETNGKTALLKALMNLKDGKNDTIEVFLDIAEKTGDLDNLINASYKDPLYKGQTALHIAIERRSFDHVTLLVQKGADVQAKANGKFFQHNAGLGFYFGELPLSLAACTNQPNIVSFLMENPYRRADLTDQDSQGNTVLHTLVVLADNMTGNTDMIERMYDEILIQHHKLEKTGVQLEAIKNNQGLTPLKLAAKLGKIGLFRHMLQREFMDEAMRPLSRKFTEWVYGPVRSSLYDLSSIDTNEDGSVLDIIVFGSEIPNRPEMLQFEPLRSLLQDKWDRFASKLFLMNFLVYLIYLIIFTTVASYRKEGQPPFPIEDVPLDYLRCIGELVSVFGAVWFFYKAITIFKRNRPNFKSLYIDGFSDILFFLQAALLLIGTVLYGCGRREYVGFLVLSLALAWINVLYYSRGSKQLGMYSVMMERMILGDLLNFLCVYGVLLVGFSAAIVALIDDSPAAHKKPANDTLAQGRSFGLEPFKCEKPSYNDIKFTTLELFKFTIGMGDLEFTDHVQYKEVFYILLILYIVLTYILLLNMLIALMGNTVERISEESENIWNLQRAFTIVDMERTLPRCLTSKLYSGVSKMVCLRNEQDERRRLLRVEEMNWRQWRSDLGFIQEEDPGDHMMKAQRDDHQTHGTLWNLNPLLQRIRTRRQQPQQAPPGHPNTKSKI, encoded by the exons atgGACGATGGACAGGCAGGGGACAGAATGGAGCAAAAGAAAGGCCAAGAAGAGGACGGGAATAGTCTGGATTGGCTCCTTAGAAAAGACAAGCCGGAGGATATTTCAGCACCCATGGACACAAATGTCTCAATATCAAG ACAAACTCATGTCAGTGTTGAGATTTGCAGTAAAGCCTTCAGCAGGGAGCGTGTGTTTGAAGCAGCGTCCCAGGGAGACGCCAGTCAGCTCCGAGGTCTGCTTCACTACCTGCGAGTCAACGATACGAGACTCACAAGCCCAGAATTCACAG ATGAAACAAACGGGAAAACTGCACTCCTGAAAGCTTTGATGAACCTTAAAGATGGAAAAAACGACACAATTGAAGTCTTCCTCGACATCGCTGAAAAAACTGGAGATCTGGACAACTTGATCAACGCGTCTTACAAAGATCCTCTCTACAAAG GTCAGACCGCCCTGCACATCGCCATTGAGAGACGGAGCTTTGACCATGTGACGCTGCTGGTCCAGAAGGGAGCAGATGTGCAGGCCAAAGCCAACGGGAAGTTCTTCCAGCACAATGCAGGCctgggcttttattttg GAGAGCTTCCTTTATCGCTGGCTGCCTGCACCAACCAGCCCAACATCGTGTCCTTCCTCATGGAAAACCCGTACAGGAGAGCTGACTTGACTGACCAAGACTCACAAGGAAACACTGTCTTGCACACTTTGGTGGTCCTTGCAGACAAtatgacaggaaacacagataTGATTGAAAGGATGTACGACGAGATCCTGATTCAGCACCACAAACTGGAGAAGACAGGAGTTCAGCTGGAAGCCATTAAAAACAATCAGGGGTTGACTCCTCTGAAGTTAGCGGCCAAGCTGGGAAAGATTGGG CTGTTCAGGCACATGTTGCAGCGGGAGTTCATGGACGAGGCAATGAGGCCGCTGTCCAGGAAGTTCACAGAATGGGTCTACGGACCTGTTCGCTCCTCACTTTATGACTTGAGCTCCATTGACACCAACGAAGACGGCTCCGTGCTGGACATCATCGTCTTCGGCAGTGAAATTCCG AATCGCCCTGAGATGCTGCAGTTTGAGCCTCTGCGCAGTCTCCTCCAGGATAAGTGGGACAGATTCGCCTCCAAGTTATTCCTGATGAATTTCTTGGTTTACCTGATCtacctcatcatcttcaccaccGTGGCCTCCTACAGAAAGGAAGGACAG CCGCCGTTTCCCATTGAGGACGTCCCGCTGGACTACCTGCGGTGCATTGGGGAGCTCGTCAGTGTCTTCGGAGCTGTGTGGTTTTTCTACAAAGCG ATAACCATTTTCAAGAGGAACCGCCCAAACTTCAAGTCCCTGTACATCGACGGCTTCAGTGACATCCTGTT CTTCCTGCAGGCGGCGCTCCTCCTGATCGGCACGGTTTTGTACGGCTGTGGACGCAGAGAGTACGTCGGCTTCCTCGTGCTCTCGCTGGCTCTCGCCTGGATCAACGTGCTTTACTACTCCAGAGGCTCTAAACAGTTGGGCATGTACAGTGTCATGATGGAGAGA aTGATCCTGGGTGATCTCTTAAACTTTCTATGCGTCTATGGTGTTTTGCTTGTTGGGTTTTCTGCTG ctaTCGTTGCTCTCATAGACGACTCCCCTGCAGCTCATAAAAAACCGGCCAATGACACACTGGCACAAGGAAGGAGCTTCGGCCTCGAGCCGTTCAAGTGCGAGAAGCCAAGTTACAACGACATCAAATTTACTACGCTGGAGCTGTTCAAGTTCACGATTGGGATGGGAGATCTGGAGTTTACCGATCACGTTCAGTACAAGGAAGTTTTCTACATCCTGCTCATCCTGTACATCGTCCTCACATACATCCTGCTGCTCAACATGCTCATCGCTCTGATGGGCAACACAGTCGAAAGAATCTCCgaagaaagtgaaaacatctgGAACCTGCAG AGGGCTTTTACAATTGTGGACATGGAGAGGACTCTGCCGAGGTGCCTGACCAGCAAGCTTTACTCCGGGGTGTCAAAGATGGTGTGTCTCAGAAACGAGCAGGACGAGAGGCGCAGACTTTTGAG GGTGGAGGAAATGAACTGGAGACAGTGGAGGTCCGAtcttggctttatccaggaGGAAGACCCCGGGGACCACATGATGAAGGCCCAGCGCGACGACCACCAGACTCACG GGACACTGTGGAACCTGAATCCGCTCCTGCAGAGGATTCGTACCAGACGTCAGCAACCACAGCAAGCCCCCCCAGGTCATCCCAACACAAAATCTAAAATTTAG
- the LOC143323093 gene encoding protein FAM222B-like, which yields MLACLPASGDPTIRLLSRTQMNTGLQKWETTQKMRSASYPTPAELDAYAKKVANSPLTIQIFPNSVKVPQRKHIRRTVNGLDTSSSSQRHSPYPSQVSSSRGLLAVLRAPAKGVIKESDGSRARQLQKAIMNPHSGPYATQSTLNLPQPAPHLQGPSQPAVQAAQKQGTVHPQALQQSMTHPMTLQQPHTMPHPQALQQRSMAHSQALQRQQSLSQVQTSQQQRLAHPQGIQRQPSLPHTQALQQQQQSQSCPPVVPQQHLSHLQTLKHQPAPPQALLTQQGVTQDLRHMSDGAQHPSLQHTQGLVGSQPLPQAVGAGPPTIPNSLQQPPPGAFGPRKLPDADAPPNVTVSTSTIPLSMAASLHQNRPGDLSSIVHQINQLCQARAGMGTTSVCEGQIANPSPISRNLLINASSRVSSHHPALGSVPSCLMVGPPDKATAQTASAALHSQPNIAATNSIPAFHTDPEKVHLQQQQQQQQQQQQLQHHLHQQKQQQQQQQQLQQQHLQQLQQQQQQRSWAQHQLAHMQQPPEGAHPCKNPRMEPPTECAFPSRNLNYSHKLPNTAQFPLKHPVEKQRPSSPVNCPRGSLPYINGHYMQPPWCSIPATAGNNGSGPQDLPVAFQGAQAAASTDRIPGAKYRPGKEGPTGQSKLMQNVDFLGGDFQMPSFQEQNMDVMEKMHRSAMGQVQEPNNSGAVHTHHPGYR from the exons ATGCTGGCCTGTCTGCCAGCATCAGGTGACCCTACCATCAGACTTCTCTCCCGCACGCAGATGAACACTGGACTTCAGAAAT GGGAAACTACACAGAAGATGAGATCTGCCAGCTATCCAACCCCAGCAGAGTTGGATGCCTATGCTAAGAAAGTTGCCAACAGCCCTCTGACCATCCAGATCTTCCCCAACAGTGTCAAAGTACCTCAAAGGAAGCACATTCGCCGCACAGTCAACGGGCTTGACACGTCCTCGTCCAGCCAGCGCCACAGTCCCTACCCCTCTCAGGTCAGCTCCAGTAGGGGCCTGCTGGCTGTCCTCCGCGCGCCTGCCAAAGGCGTCATCAAAGAGTCGGACGGTAGCCGCGCCCGACAGCTTCAGAAGGCCATCATGAACCCTCACAGCGGGCCGTAtgccactcaaagcactttaaatCTTCCTCAACCTGCTCCTCACCTGCAGGGCCCCTCTCAGCCTGCAGTCCAGGCAGCCCAGAAACAGGGTACCGTTCACCCACAGGCACTACAACAGAGCATGACTCATCCAATGACCTTACAGCAGCCTCACACTATGCCTCACCCACAGGCTTTACAGCAAAGGAGCATGGCTCATTCACAAGCTCTGCAGCGACAGCAGAGCTTGTCCCAAGTTCAGACTTCACAGCAGCAAAGATTGGCTCACCCGCAAGGCATACAGAGGCAGCCGAGTCTGCCTCACACCCAGGctctacagcagcagcagcagagccagtcTTGTCCACCAGTCGTACCACAGCAGCATCTTTCTCATCTGCAGACACTAAAGCATCAGCCGGCTCCTCCGCAAGCTTTACTGACACAGCAAGGTGTGACTCAGGATCTGCGCCACATGTCTGATGGAGCTCAGCATCCGAGCCTGCAGCACACCCAGGGGCTAGTTGGTTCACAGCCCCTTCCCCAGGCTGTGGGTGCAGGACCTCCTACCATACCTAATAGCCTCCAGCAGCCGCCGCCGGGGGCGTTTGGGCCCCGGAAGCTCCCTGATGCAGACGCCCCACCAAATGTAACTGTATCTACCTCCACCATCCCACTGTCCATGGCAGCCAGCCTGCATCAGAACCGGCCTGGTGACCTGAGCAGCATTGTGCACCAAATCAACCAGTTGTGCCAGGCACGGGCTGGCATGGGCACCACCTCAGTCTGTGAGGGCCAGATTGCAAACCCCAGCCCCATCAGCCGCAACCTGCTGATCAACGCCAGCTCAAGGGTGTCCTCTCACCACCCGGCTCTGGGCTCTGTGCCTAGTTGCCTCATGGTGGGACCCCCAGACAAAGCTACGGCTCAGACTGCCAGTGCTGCTCTCCATTCACAGCCCAATATAGCTGCTACTAACAGTATACCTGCCTTTCACACGGACCCAGAGAAGgtacacctgcagcagcagcagcaacaacaacaacagcagcagcagcttcagcaccaTTTACatcagcagaaacaacaacaacagcagcagcaacagttacagcagcaacatttacaacaactacagcagcagcagcagcagcgctccTGGGCTCAGCATCAACTGGCCCACATGCAGCAGCCACCTGAGGGGGCCCATCCCTGCAAGAACCCCAGGATGGAGCCTCCAACTGAGTGTGCTTTCCCCTCTCGAAACCTCAACTATTCCCACAAGCTACCTAACACTGCACAGTTTCCTCTAAAACACCCTGTAGAAAAACAACGACCTTCATCCCCTGTCAACTGCCCGAGAGGTTCACTGCCTTACATTAATGGCCACTACATGCAGCCACCATGGTGCAGCATCCCAGCCACAGCAGGTAACAATGGATCCGGTCCTCAGGACCTCCCAGTGGCTTTCCAGGGTGCGCAGGCTGCTGCCTCTACGGACCGCATCCCGGGGGCAAAGTACCGGCCAGGTAAAGAGGGTCCCACTGGCCAGTCCAAGCTGATGCAGAATGTGGATTTCTTAGGAGGGGACTTCCAGATGCCCAGCTTTCAGGAGCAGAACATGGATGTGATGGAGAAGATGCACCGGTCAGCCATGGGTCAAGTTCAGGAGCCCAACAACAGTGGAGCCGTTCACACTCATCACCCAGGCTACCGTTAA
- the LOC143323337 gene encoding solute carrier family 35 member F2-like — translation MATEQSEDASRDASQNQSWGLIERIRNFNPKEVLTWQLAKTLAMGQGLAGFVCGTAITSQYLATSFHVNTPMLQSLLNYTLLCATYTTMLICRTGDGNILQILKRRWWKYLLLGLVDVEANYTVVKAYQYTTLTSVQLLDCFVVPVLMLLSWWVLKTRYRPVHCVAVCICLLGVGAMVGADLLAGRDQGSTSNILLGDSLVLVSAILYAVSNVCQEYTVKNLSRVEFLGMVSLFGTIISTIQMVILERNEIAAIQWSWQVGVLFSAYTLCMYALYSCMPIVVKLSSATSVNLSLLTADLFSLFCGIFLFQYNFSVLYLVSLVVILIGFITFNAVPTPTERKDPDTSSSSSSSSSSSNCEEGCYDNPVATEDDIMKQEVAVRITAEEEEDEEKQQGDGERSEGWDEEERRRRASEPSQSLRGENSDEDAVGRSTKM, via the exons ATGGCTACTGAACAGTCTGAGGATGCATCCAGAGACGCGAGTCAAAACCAAAGCTGGGGACTTATTGAGAGGATCAGGAACTTCAACCCCAAGGAAGTTCTCACCTG GCAGCTGGCCAAGACACTGGCCATGGGTCAGGGCCTGGCCGGGTTCGTCTGCGGGACGGCCATCACCTCCCAGTACTTGGCCACAAGCTTCCACGTGAACACACCGATGCTGCAGAGCCTCTTGAACTACACTCTGCTGTGTGCCACCTACACCACCATGCTGATCTGCAGAACAG GGGATGGCAATATTTTACAGATTCTGAAGAGACGATGGTGGAAGTACCTTCTGTTGGGACTGGTGGATGTGGAGGCCAACTACACTGTGGTGAAAGCTTACCAGTACACCACCCTCACCAGTGTGCAG CTGCTGGACTGCTTCGTGGTCCCGGTCCTCATGTTACTGTCCTGGTGGGTTTTGAAGACACGCTACAGGCCGGTCCACTGTGTtgctgtctgcatctgtctccTTGGGGTGGGGGCCATGGTCGGGGCCGACCTGCTGGCCGGACGAGACCAGGGCTCCA ccTCAAACATCTTGCTGGGTGACAGTTTAGTGCTGGTCAGCGCTATCCTGTACGCAGTGTCGAACGTGTGTCAGGAGTACACAGTGAAGAACCTGAGCAGAGTGGAGTTCCTGGGCATGGTCAGCCTGTTCGGCACAATCATCAGCACCATACagat GGTGATCCTGGAGCGTAATGAAATTGCTGCCATCCAGTGGAGCTGGCAAGTCG GGGTCCTGTTCTCTGCCTACACGCTGTGCATGTATGCTCTGTACAGCTGCATGCCCATAGTGGTGAAGCTGAGCAGCGCCACCTCCGTCAACCTCTCCCTGCTCACCGCTGACCTCTTCAGCCTCTTCTGTGGGATCTTCCTCTTCCAGTACAAT TTCTCTGTACTCTACCTGGTCTCGCTGGTGGTCATCCTCATTGGCTTCATCACCTTCAACGCTGTGCCGACACCCACTGAACGCAAAGACCCCgacacctcttcttcttcttcttcttcttcttcctcttccaacTGTGAGGAAGGTTGCTATGACAATCCTGTGGCCACTGAGGATGACATCATGAAGCAGGAAGTGGCAGTGAGGAtcacagctgaggaggaggaggatgaagagaagcagcagggggatggagagaggagcgaggggtgggatgaagaggagaggaggaggagggcttcAGAGCCATCGCAGAGCCTCAGAGGAGAGAACAGCGATGAAGATGCTGTTGGACGCAGCACTAAAATGTGA